From a region of the Rhizobium sp. CB3090 genome:
- a CDS encoding PAS domain-containing sensor histidine kinase → MSKETAASTSEQDLDRIVRILDNVNLIVHAFDGVISRWTTGCERLYGWRRDEAIGQVVHELLATEFPQPLDDIRRDVRSSGMWEGEVIHHHKDGRRLAIATRWVALDSPSVGLVIIQTNNNVSDMKQIQDNLAEREAHLRSILATVPDSMVVIDERGTITSFSAAAEKLFGYRSDEVLGQNVHMLMPSPDREAHDGYISHYLTTGERRIIGYGRVVRGQKKDGSTFPMELSVGEAISNGKRIFTGFIRDLTGRHRIEEELRQAQKMEAIGQLTGGLAHDFNNLLTVISGNLEMLEMSLSEDRQRSLLREAQDAADDGAKLTGQLLAFGRRQPLNPKALDVGSLVSGFSELLRRTLGETIELRTIVTGNHNHALVDGSQLQNALLNLALNARDAMPRGGRLTIEISKAHLDIDYTQMYPQLRPGDFVLISITDTGVGMSKEVKARAFEPFFTTKGVGSGTGLGLSMVYGFVKQLGGHIQLYSEPGQGTSIRIFLPAVEDASARSDKPQDAAADIPGGTETILVVEDDPRVRRVAVARLLTAGYTVLEAASGSEALDLLSRNDDIKLLFTECL, encoded by the coding sequence ATGTCCAAGGAGACTGCGGCGTCCACATCAGAACAGGATTTGGATCGTATCGTCCGCATTCTTGATAACGTCAATCTCATCGTACACGCATTCGATGGCGTTATCAGCCGCTGGACCACGGGTTGCGAACGCCTCTACGGCTGGAGACGAGATGAAGCGATTGGGCAAGTCGTCCATGAACTGCTTGCCACCGAGTTTCCACAGCCGCTCGATGATATCAGGCGGGACGTCCGTTCGAGCGGGATGTGGGAAGGCGAAGTGATCCATCATCACAAGGATGGGCGTCGTCTAGCAATCGCTACGCGCTGGGTTGCTCTCGATTCGCCCTCGGTGGGCCTCGTTATCATTCAAACGAACAACAATGTGTCCGACATGAAACAAATTCAGGACAATCTCGCAGAGCGAGAAGCGCATTTGAGGTCGATCCTCGCCACCGTTCCCGACTCCATGGTCGTCATCGATGAGCGCGGCACCATTACCTCGTTCAGCGCCGCGGCCGAGAAGCTTTTCGGCTACCGCTCCGACGAGGTGCTGGGTCAGAATGTGCACATGTTGATGCCTTCACCGGATCGGGAGGCTCATGACGGCTACATCTCTCACTATCTGACAACCGGCGAGCGGCGCATTATCGGCTACGGGCGCGTGGTCAGAGGCCAAAAGAAAGATGGGTCGACCTTTCCGATGGAGCTGTCTGTCGGCGAAGCGATCTCAAACGGGAAACGCATTTTCACTGGTTTCATTCGTGACCTGACTGGCAGGCACCGTATCGAAGAGGAACTTCGCCAAGCTCAGAAGATGGAGGCGATCGGGCAACTGACCGGCGGGCTTGCGCATGATTTTAACAATCTTCTGACGGTGATCAGTGGAAATCTCGAAATGCTGGAGATGAGCCTCTCTGAAGACCGTCAGCGTTCACTGCTTCGCGAAGCGCAAGATGCTGCCGATGACGGGGCCAAACTCACTGGTCAGCTCCTTGCTTTCGGACGGCGCCAGCCTCTGAATCCGAAAGCGCTGGATGTCGGCTCCCTCGTATCGGGTTTTTCCGAGCTTCTGAGACGAACGCTAGGAGAGACGATCGAGCTTCGCACCATTGTCACAGGCAACCACAATCACGCGCTTGTCGACGGCTCTCAGCTTCAAAATGCCTTATTGAACTTGGCGCTCAATGCTCGGGACGCCATGCCGAGGGGGGGCAGGCTGACAATCGAAATATCGAAGGCGCATCTCGATATCGACTATACGCAAATGTATCCCCAGCTGCGGCCTGGTGATTTCGTCTTGATATCCATCACCGATACGGGCGTTGGGATGTCGAAGGAAGTGAAGGCGCGAGCGTTCGAGCCCTTTTTCACGACGAAAGGCGTGGGCTCCGGCACCGGCTTGGGATTGAGCATGGTATACGGTTTTGTCAAACAGTTGGGGGGGCACATCCAGCTTTACAGTGAACCGGGGCAGGGTACCAGCATCAGAATCTTTCTGCCGGCGGTGGAAGATGCTTCCGCTCGATCTGACAAACCGCAGGATGCGGCCGCTGACATACCCGGCGGAACGGAAACGATCTTGGTGGTGGAGGACGACCCGCGCGTGCGACGTGTTGCCGTTGCACGATTGTTGACAGCTGGATATACAGTTCTGGAGGCGGCAAGCGGTAGCGAGGCGCTCGATCTATTGTCTCGCAACGATGACATCAAACTGCTTTTTACCGAATGCCTGTGA
- a CDS encoding CBS domain-containing protein, producing the protein MLVRDIMTSTPVTVKASSPIAEAASLMLDNRISGLPVVDDDGTLIGIVSEGDFLRRGELDTERRRSCFLEFLTSPGKLADEYVHAHGRKVEEVMTSSVTTVSPQQPIADAVKLMERDDIKRLPVVEDDQLIGIVARSDLMRALFSILMAKPALNGDAQIEAAIQTELAKHSWSGNGFISVAVKDGVAELSGTIFDERERLAAKVAAENVPGVKSVTDQLTWIDPYYGVAVPLP; encoded by the coding sequence ATGCTTGTCCGCGATATCATGACGTCAACACCGGTCACGGTAAAGGCATCCTCGCCGATTGCCGAAGCCGCCAGTCTCATGCTGGACAACCGGATAAGCGGTCTTCCGGTCGTTGATGACGACGGAACCCTTATCGGCATCGTCAGCGAAGGCGACTTCCTGCGGCGCGGTGAACTCGATACTGAACGTCGACGCTCCTGCTTCCTCGAATTCCTTACCAGTCCCGGTAAGCTTGCTGACGAATATGTGCATGCCCATGGCCGCAAGGTGGAAGAGGTCATGACTTCCAGCGTCACGACCGTTTCGCCGCAGCAGCCGATAGCAGATGCCGTCAAGCTGATGGAACGCGATGACATAAAGCGGCTGCCCGTCGTCGAAGACGATCAGCTAATAGGCATTGTCGCCCGCTCCGACCTCATGCGCGCGCTCTTCAGCATCTTGATGGCCAAGCCCGCGCTAAATGGCGATGCCCAGATCGAGGCGGCGATCCAGACAGAGTTGGCAAAACATAGCTGGAGCGGCAATGGATTCATCTCTGTCGCCGTCAAAGATGGCGTTGCTGAACTCTCGGGTACCATTTTTGACGAACGCGAACGTCTGGCGGCCAAGGTCGCTGCAGAAAATGTTCCGGGCGTCAAATCTGTCACCGACCAGCTTACGTGGATCGATCCTTACTATGGCGTGGCAGTTCCGCTGCCGTAA
- a CDS encoding SPW repeat protein, which yields MSHRNVSDYAASAIGTSLVIASFAPAFLFPNLGGILAFSLNSGLCGLALLSSENALERYPREWERITLALWLAISPWLLGFHGAASTSGQALSALPSSSYQPPGRFPIRKKLREQKSWYRNRGSGKGNLLINRSQEHDSIEDQLEELGSRL from the coding sequence ATGTCACATCGAAACGTCAGCGACTATGCCGCCAGCGCAATCGGCACAAGCCTTGTTATCGCATCCTTTGCGCCCGCTTTTCTCTTTCCTAATCTCGGTGGAATTCTCGCTTTTTCGCTAAATTCCGGACTATGCGGGCTGGCACTATTGTCCAGTGAGAACGCTTTGGAACGCTACCCTAGAGAATGGGAGCGGATCACGCTTGCCTTGTGGCTCGCCATCTCACCCTGGTTGCTCGGCTTCCATGGCGCGGCCAGCACCAGTGGACAAGCGTTGTCTGCGCTGCCCTCATCTTCTTACCAGCCGCCTGGACGGTTTCCCATCCGGAAGAAGTTGCGAGAGCAGAAATCCTGGTATCGCAATCGCGGAAGCGGTAAAGGAAATCTACTCATAAACAGGAGCCAAGAGCATGACTCAATTGAAGATCAATTGGAAGAATTGGGTTCTCGTCTGTGA
- a CDS encoding host attachment family protein encodes MTQLKINWKNWVLVCDGAKALFLRNDGDAEILNLVLVHETAEPAEAARTLGSDRPGRVYASKGGARSAVEAVDLHERAEENFLAAIAAQLDEFVHDGTIEHLTLIAPPKALGTLRKHISPSVQGAITAELAKDLTKLPIDEIEARLRSETKA; translated from the coding sequence ATGACTCAATTGAAGATCAATTGGAAGAATTGGGTTCTCGTCTGTGATGGAGCTAAGGCACTCTTCCTGCGGAACGACGGCGATGCCGAAATCCTGAACCTCGTTCTAGTTCACGAGACGGCCGAGCCGGCGGAAGCCGCGCGAACTCTAGGGTCCGATCGTCCGGGACGGGTCTATGCATCCAAAGGAGGCGCACGCAGTGCCGTTGAAGCTGTTGACCTCCACGAAAGGGCGGAAGAGAACTTCCTTGCAGCAATCGCCGCGCAACTCGATGAATTCGTTCATGACGGCACGATCGAGCATCTGACATTAATCGCACCTCCGAAAGCCCTCGGCACCCTGCGCAAGCATATTAGCCCGTCGGTACAGGGAGCGATCACGGCGGAACTCGCCAAGGACCTCACCAAGTTGCCTATCGATGAAATCGAGGCTCGACTTCGAAGTGAGACTAAGGCCTGA
- a CDS encoding helix-turn-helix domain-containing protein yields the protein MLANNLHLVPHIVDGAVTASDAVSLGIIFKKQPLERATAGQILFFEGDAAKHLFSIVEGNLRICRLLPDGRRVITGFLKNGDVVGVSFKNRYLYSAEVINEVVFQRMTKRSFEEELAVLPQLRSLVLSRLRDEVAAAQDQMVLLSCKSAEERLASFLLKQLRHGEAQQGTRGMISLPMTRHDIGDYLGLTTETVSRTVTKLSGRRLIAVCGRNAIQVLNETALAHQAGESEDYDDLGKAVGQRRH from the coding sequence ATGTTGGCGAATAATCTTCATCTCGTTCCTCACATCGTTGACGGAGCTGTCACTGCTTCGGACGCCGTGAGCCTTGGTATCATTTTCAAGAAACAGCCTCTTGAGCGCGCCACAGCCGGGCAAATCTTATTTTTTGAAGGAGACGCGGCCAAGCACCTCTTTTCGATCGTGGAGGGGAACTTGCGCATCTGCCGCCTGCTGCCCGATGGCCGTCGCGTCATAACTGGTTTTCTGAAAAACGGCGACGTAGTCGGTGTGTCGTTCAAAAACCGGTACCTCTACAGCGCGGAGGTGATCAACGAGGTTGTATTCCAGCGCATGACAAAGCGGTCCTTCGAAGAGGAGCTCGCTGTGCTTCCCCAACTTCGCTCGTTAGTACTGTCGCGGCTGCGCGACGAGGTGGCCGCCGCGCAGGATCAGATGGTGCTATTGTCCTGCAAGAGCGCTGAGGAGCGACTTGCCAGTTTTCTGCTGAAGCAGCTTCGACATGGCGAAGCCCAGCAGGGCACTCGCGGCATGATCTCCTTACCGATGACACGTCACGACATAGGCGACTATTTGGGGCTCACGACTGAAACCGTATCGCGAACGGTTACGAAATTGTCAGGAAGGCGGCTCATCGCAGTCTGCGGGCGCAACGCCATTCAGGTGCTGAATGAAACCGCCCTTGCGCATCAGGCAGGAGAAAGCGAAGATTACGATGACTTAGGAAAGGCGGTCGGACAGCGCCGCCACTAG
- the mgtA gene encoding magnesium-translocating P-type ATPase, whose translation MDNPAHNVAPEHRVADFPPPYWAKSVAALFAEYKSQPTGLSAAEAAARLQIYGSNALRADGRANALHILLKQFLSPLVLILIFAAIVAAGVGEMHDALIIGCIVGASCLLGFSQEFSASRAVESLRRGISLTAAVIRDGKEQTIPADQLVPGDIIKLSAGSLVPADSVLLSAQDLNVTEAALTGETFPVAKSPGVSKPDTPIDERLNCVFTGTSIRSGIATALAVKTGNSTEFASIAEAVTREVPETDFARGIRSFGYLMTRIMLVIVFVVFIANLLLHRPLVDSLLFSLALAVGLTPELLPAIISVTLARGARVMARQGVIIRRLEAMENLGSMDLLCTDKTGTLTEGTIHLDRCIDVTGQLSDRVKLLAILNAGLQAGLKNPLDDSILAEKADVELSAYRKLGEIPYDFARKRLSVVIAELGGAQLICKGAVATLLDICTTARAGDFAKPINAEFRAEIEERYQRWSEDGIRVIAVATRPFDQQKTVPDKGDEIGLCLEGFLLFLDPAKAGVKEALKGLRKRGIGIKIISGDNRYVVAHLAKMVGLKGERVLSGREITSMSNEALFASAAKTDLFVEIDPNQKERIVKALRRANHVVGYLGDGINDAPALHEADVGISVDSAVDVAREAADIILLRRDLDVLMRGVDDGRRTFANTLKYISIATSANVGNMISMAIASLLLPFLPLLAKQILLNNLLADIPSMTIATDRVDPIEMQRPKRWNIADIQRFMLYFGPISSLFDFVTFGFLLFVGVSVDAFRTGWFVESVTSQIATMLIIRTIFPSWKSRPSRLLVATTAAIGLAAISLPYLPFAGIFGFVPLPFKMVIALLSVTVAFAVALEVAKSLFFRRERRHSSLHGRELR comes from the coding sequence ATGGACAATCCAGCCCATAATGTCGCGCCAGAGCATCGTGTCGCAGATTTTCCGCCTCCCTATTGGGCAAAATCCGTTGCGGCGCTCTTTGCCGAATACAAATCCCAGCCTACCGGCCTGTCCGCGGCGGAAGCGGCGGCACGGCTGCAGATCTACGGCTCGAATGCGCTGCGAGCCGACGGTCGCGCAAATGCGTTGCACATTTTGTTGAAGCAGTTTCTCAGCCCCCTGGTTTTGATTCTCATCTTTGCGGCCATTGTCGCCGCAGGCGTGGGAGAAATGCATGACGCCCTGATCATAGGCTGTATCGTCGGGGCGAGCTGTCTTCTTGGATTTTCGCAGGAATTTTCCGCCTCTCGTGCCGTCGAATCCCTTCGACGCGGCATTTCCTTGACCGCGGCGGTCATCCGCGACGGCAAGGAGCAGACGATACCGGCAGACCAGCTCGTGCCCGGCGACATCATCAAATTGTCAGCGGGCAGTTTGGTGCCTGCGGATTCCGTTCTTCTGTCGGCGCAAGATCTCAACGTGACCGAAGCGGCGCTGACCGGGGAGACGTTTCCCGTCGCCAAATCCCCGGGCGTATCCAAGCCCGACACACCGATTGATGAACGCCTGAACTGCGTATTCACCGGCACATCAATTAGAAGCGGCATCGCTACCGCGCTTGCCGTGAAGACGGGCAACAGCACGGAATTCGCTTCGATTGCCGAGGCCGTTACGCGTGAAGTTCCCGAAACGGATTTCGCTCGGGGCATTCGCAGCTTCGGTTATCTGATGACCAGGATCATGTTGGTCATCGTCTTCGTCGTCTTCATTGCCAACCTTCTCCTGCATCGTCCACTCGTGGATTCATTGCTATTTTCGCTGGCACTCGCCGTGGGGCTGACACCAGAGCTGTTGCCTGCAATCATCAGCGTAACGCTTGCGCGCGGCGCCCGCGTCATGGCGCGACAGGGCGTGATCATCCGCCGTCTTGAAGCCATGGAAAATCTTGGCAGCATGGATCTGCTTTGTACGGACAAGACCGGGACGTTAACGGAGGGAACGATCCACCTCGACAGATGTATCGACGTAACTGGTCAACTCTCTGACAGGGTGAAATTGCTCGCCATTCTTAACGCCGGCCTGCAGGCGGGTCTCAAAAATCCGCTCGACGATTCCATCCTTGCGGAAAAAGCGGATGTTGAGTTGTCAGCCTACCGGAAACTGGGGGAAATTCCTTATGATTTCGCCCGAAAGCGGCTCTCAGTCGTCATCGCTGAGCTAGGTGGCGCTCAACTGATCTGCAAGGGCGCAGTTGCCACCCTCTTGGACATTTGCACAACTGCAAGAGCAGGCGACTTCGCCAAACCGATCAATGCGGAATTTCGAGCCGAAATTGAAGAACGCTATCAGCGGTGGAGCGAGGACGGAATTCGCGTCATTGCAGTGGCGACGCGCCCATTCGACCAACAAAAGACGGTGCCCGACAAGGGAGATGAAATCGGCCTTTGCCTGGAAGGGTTTCTCTTGTTTCTCGATCCCGCCAAGGCTGGCGTGAAAGAGGCTCTTAAAGGACTTCGCAAAAGGGGGATCGGCATCAAAATCATCTCGGGAGACAATCGTTATGTCGTTGCGCATCTGGCAAAGATGGTGGGGTTGAAGGGCGAGCGTGTATTAAGCGGCCGCGAGATCACCTCGATGAGCAATGAAGCGCTTTTCGCCAGTGCTGCCAAGACAGATCTTTTTGTCGAGATCGATCCCAATCAAAAAGAGCGAATTGTCAAAGCGCTGCGCAGGGCTAACCACGTCGTCGGCTATCTGGGCGATGGCATCAACGATGCACCTGCTCTCCATGAAGCTGATGTGGGTATCTCGGTCGATAGTGCCGTAGATGTTGCGCGGGAAGCGGCCGACATTATCCTGCTGCGCCGGGACCTCGATGTCCTGATGCGTGGCGTCGACGATGGACGACGGACGTTTGCGAACACGTTAAAATATATATCGATCGCCACCAGCGCCAATGTCGGCAACATGATCAGCATGGCGATCGCCTCACTGCTGCTGCCGTTCCTGCCGTTGCTAGCCAAACAAATTCTGCTCAACAATCTCTTGGCGGACATACCATCGATGACGATCGCCACCGACAGGGTCGATCCAATCGAGATGCAGCGGCCGAAGCGCTGGAACATCGCCGACATTCAACGCTTTATGCTGTATTTCGGGCCGATCAGCTCCCTCTTCGATTTCGTGACCTTCGGTTTCCTTCTCTTTGTCGGAGTGAGCGTTGATGCGTTTCGCACAGGATGGTTCGTTGAATCGGTCACGTCGCAGATCGCAACGATGCTGATCATCCGCACGATCTTCCCAAGCTGGAAGAGTAGACCAAGTCGCCTGCTTGTCGCTACAACGGCTGCCATTGGTCTCGCCGCCATCAGTCTGCCTTATCTGCCTTTCGCGGGGATCTTCGGTTTTGTGCCGTTGCCTTTCAAGATGGTTATCGCTTTGCTTTCCGTCACAGTCGCTTTCGCAGTCGCCCTCGAAGTTGCAAAAAGCTTGTTCTTCCGGCGCGAGCGAAGACATTCCTCGCTACACGGCAGGGAATTGCGATAG
- a CDS encoding NAD(P)H-dependent oxidoreductase yields the protein MNKRMTRGNRFRLCLLIPTGAWILPRHILIIEAHPDGHDRHLCGALADAYATGAANAGFMLRRLDIARLNFPLLRSRDEFENGVVPEGLAAAAEAIQWAEHIVIVFPLWLGTMPALLKAFLEQVFRPGVAFQYRNRGVAKRLLVGCSARLIVTMGMPTPIYRFWFGGHGVSGLRRSILNLAGVRPVKQSLFGMVEQVDEAARKRWLTKVEALGRRGV from the coding sequence ATGAACAAGCGCATGACGCGAGGCAACCGGTTTCGGCTATGCCTCTTAATTCCAACAGGAGCTTGGATCTTGCCGCGGCACATACTGATCATAGAAGCACATCCGGATGGCCATGATCGCCATTTGTGCGGCGCGCTCGCTGACGCGTACGCAACAGGCGCTGCAAACGCAGGTTTTATGCTACGCAGGTTGGATATTGCCAGACTGAATTTCCCTTTGCTCCGTTCGCGCGACGAATTTGAAAACGGAGTAGTTCCCGAGGGCCTTGCCGCTGCCGCCGAGGCGATCCAGTGGGCCGAACATATCGTCATCGTCTTTCCGCTTTGGCTTGGAACCATGCCGGCGCTCCTCAAGGCCTTCTTGGAGCAAGTATTTCGGCCAGGCGTCGCTTTTCAATATCGCAACCGCGGCGTTGCGAAGCGGCTGCTTGTCGGTTGCTCAGCGCGGCTAATCGTAACGATGGGAATGCCGACACCCATCTATCGGTTCTGGTTCGGGGGTCATGGAGTCAGCGGGCTGAGACGCAGCATCCTTAATCTTGCCGGAGTTCGACCCGTGAAGCAGAGCTTATTCGGAATGGTAGAACAGGTGGACGAGGCGGCGCGAAAGCGTTGGCTTACAAAAGTGGAAGCCCTCGGGCGCCGCGGAGTATAG
- a CDS encoding heavy metal translocating P-type ATPase: MSEAADQFECDRDPGQAIDLFRMQRASSLPLFVLAVLGLGTGLVCAWFGLGSWSVLALISATAVVLFALAVDVFLSFRKKEFGLDIIAALAMGAALWFGEYVAAAIVAVMFAGGQSLESYAQARAESGMTELLSRVPRLAVMVTDAGFADVAIEEVLAGDRLLVRNGDVVPVDGHVDTGHAILNEAALTGESLPVRHNPGQMIMSGASNIGDAFEMIAAHPAAASTYASIVRLIAQARSSKAPMSRLADRYALAFLAITLAIAILAALLSGEPTRAVAVLVVATPCPLILAVPVALVAGVSKASRNGILIKGASVLEVLASIRAVVFDKTGTLTTGQPTIRHIDTNADPNELLGLAASLDQASAHTIARAVVAEAKRRKLVLSIPATVTEVPGEGIEGYVGNHRVAIGGKHFIAARCGLMQPPEHAVGTAMAYVAIDGHYAGAFIFQDPIRTDALAVVESLRGLGIKRISLATGDRNVVGKAVGQALGLDFVRAELAPAQKVEAVKDELNHGHVMMIGDGVNDAPALAAASVGVAVGRGNLAAAAEAADVVLLRDNLQLVATSIEIARWSRRIALESVYAGIGLSVAAMIAAGCGYLSPIQGALLQEIIDVAVIFNALRAG, from the coding sequence ATGTCTGAAGCGGCCGACCAATTCGAATGCGACCGCGATCCGGGTCAAGCCATTGATCTTTTCCGGATGCAGAGGGCCTCGTCCCTGCCGCTGTTTGTTCTTGCGGTCCTGGGACTCGGGACAGGCCTTGTATGCGCCTGGTTCGGTCTGGGTTCCTGGTCGGTGCTGGCATTGATCAGCGCTACCGCTGTTGTCCTGTTCGCACTGGCGGTGGACGTCTTTCTCAGTTTTCGCAAGAAAGAATTCGGTCTGGATATTATTGCTGCTCTAGCAATGGGAGCTGCACTCTGGTTTGGCGAATATGTCGCAGCCGCTATCGTGGCGGTGATGTTTGCCGGTGGACAGTCTCTGGAGAGCTATGCCCAAGCACGCGCCGAAAGCGGGATGACCGAACTGCTGTCGCGCGTGCCGCGTCTGGCGGTGATGGTGACGGACGCCGGCTTCGCCGATGTCGCCATCGAAGAGGTTCTGGCGGGAGACAGACTTCTCGTTCGCAATGGGGATGTCGTTCCGGTCGACGGGCACGTTGACACCGGTCACGCCATCTTGAATGAAGCCGCGTTGACCGGTGAGTCCTTGCCTGTGCGACACAATCCGGGACAGATGATCATGAGTGGCGCGTCCAATATCGGTGATGCGTTCGAAATGATTGCCGCCCACCCGGCGGCCGCGAGCACATATGCCAGCATCGTCCGTCTCATCGCGCAAGCGCGCAGCTCAAAGGCTCCGATGTCAAGGCTTGCCGACCGCTATGCATTGGCCTTTCTCGCTATCACGCTGGCAATCGCTATCCTGGCGGCCCTTTTATCAGGAGAGCCGACGCGCGCAGTGGCGGTGCTTGTCGTTGCGACCCCTTGCCCTCTCATTCTCGCTGTTCCCGTGGCGCTTGTTGCCGGTGTATCAAAGGCATCGCGCAACGGCATTCTTATAAAGGGCGCCAGCGTTCTCGAGGTTCTGGCAAGTATCAGGGCGGTCGTATTCGACAAGACGGGAACACTGACGACCGGACAACCGACGATACGGCACATTGATACTAACGCAGATCCAAACGAACTGCTGGGCCTGGCCGCATCGCTGGATCAGGCATCCGCTCACACCATTGCCCGTGCCGTGGTCGCTGAAGCCAAACGCCGTAAACTTGTCCTTTCGATACCGGCAACCGTGACTGAAGTCCCAGGGGAAGGCATTGAGGGATATGTTGGCAATCACCGGGTAGCGATCGGCGGCAAGCATTTTATTGCAGCCAGATGCGGACTCATGCAACCGCCGGAACATGCAGTGGGAACTGCCATGGCTTACGTTGCTATCGACGGGCATTATGCGGGAGCATTTATCTTTCAAGATCCGATCCGAACCGATGCTTTGGCAGTGGTCGAGAGTTTAAGAGGGCTTGGAATTAAGCGCATTTCGCTGGCCACGGGGGACAGGAACGTTGTCGGAAAAGCAGTTGGCCAAGCGCTAGGTCTCGACTTCGTCAGAGCAGAACTCGCACCTGCCCAGAAGGTCGAAGCTGTTAAAGACGAATTGAACCACGGCCACGTGATGATGATTGGCGACGGCGTCAACGACGCTCCAGCGCTTGCTGCTGCCTCTGTCGGGGTGGCCGTCGGCCGCGGGAATCTCGCCGCCGCAGCCGAGGCGGCCGATGTCGTCCTTCTACGAGACAATCTGCAGCTCGTCGCAACCTCGATCGAAATTGCACGTTGGTCGCGCCGGATTGCACTTGAGAGTGTCTACGCCGGCATAGGGCTCTCAGTCGCCGCCATGATCGCCGCCGGTTGCGGATACCTTAGTCCCATTCAAGGCGCTCTTTTGCAGGAAATCATCGACGTCGCCGTCATCTTCAATGCCCTTCGAGCCGGTTAA
- the adhP gene encoding alcohol dehydrogenase AdhP — translation MVRLMRAAVVRAFGKPLVIEQVPIPIPGPGEVLVKVKACGVCHTDLHAVDGDWPIRPILSFIPGHEVAGVVAALGPDVTNLKEGDAVGVAWLHDACQRCEYCESGWETLCEHQHNTGYSCNGGFADYMIADASFVARLPNHIDFAEIAPILCAGVTSYKGLKETEAQPGEWVAISGVGGLGHVGIQYAKAMGLKVIALDIAPEKLNLARMAGSDFAINAATPDAVAEVMKVTGGGAHGVLVTAVSPAAFSQAISIARRKATISLVGLPPGQFATPIFDVVLKRITLRGSIVGTRQDLDEAIAFAADRKVKAAISRAPLEDINKVFANLKQGQVEGRVVLDMAMGASTDRAKSEPSYV, via the coding sequence ATGGTCAGGTTGATGAGGGCGGCAGTTGTAAGGGCATTCGGCAAACCACTCGTCATCGAACAAGTCCCGATACCCATCCCGGGTCCCGGAGAAGTGCTCGTCAAGGTCAAGGCGTGTGGCGTGTGCCATACCGATCTACATGCTGTCGACGGTGACTGGCCTATTCGTCCGATTTTATCTTTCATCCCGGGACATGAGGTGGCGGGTGTCGTCGCCGCTCTTGGTCCCGATGTCACAAATCTCAAAGAAGGAGATGCCGTCGGGGTCGCCTGGCTTCACGACGCGTGTCAGCGGTGTGAATATTGCGAATCCGGCTGGGAGACATTGTGCGAACATCAGCACAATACCGGCTATAGCTGCAACGGCGGCTTTGCCGACTACATGATCGCCGATGCCTCTTTTGTCGCGCGTCTTCCCAATCACATCGATTTTGCCGAAATCGCGCCGATCCTCTGCGCTGGCGTGACGAGCTATAAGGGGCTAAAGGAAACCGAAGCCCAGCCGGGAGAATGGGTCGCCATATCAGGCGTCGGCGGGCTCGGACACGTTGGCATTCAATATGCAAAAGCCATGGGTTTGAAGGTAATCGCCCTCGACATCGCACCGGAAAAGCTCAACCTTGCGCGGATGGCTGGCTCCGATTTCGCGATCAATGCCGCGACGCCAGATGCGGTCGCGGAAGTGATGAAGGTCACTGGCGGTGGCGCTCATGGCGTCCTGGTGACGGCGGTATCTCCGGCTGCCTTTTCACAAGCGATTTCGATCGCGCGTCGCAAGGCAACGATAAGCTTGGTCGGTTTGCCGCCGGGACAGTTCGCAACGCCAATCTTCGACGTCGTCTTGAAGCGCATTACCCTGCGTGGCTCGATCGTCGGAACACGTCAGGATCTCGATGAGGCAATTGCCTTTGCTGCCGACCGCAAGGTGAAAGCCGCAATCAGCCGTGCGCCGCTGGAAGACATCAACAAGGTTTTCGCCAATCTCAAACAGGGGCAAGTGGAAGGCCGAGTCGTATTGGATATGGCGATGGGCGCATCGACCGATCGTGCGAAATCAGAACCGAGTTATGTCTGA